One part of the Cellvibrionales bacterium genome encodes these proteins:
- the nth gene encoding endonuclease III, producing MLKKERAAWIADKLAELYPNPPIPLAHTDAYTLLIAVLLSAQCTDERVNKVTPALWELANNPRDMSKKSVADIEKIIKPCGLSPQKAKAIRGLSEILVNEHHGQVPNTFEELEKLPGVGHKTASVVMSQAFKVPAFPVDTHIHRLAQRWKLTDGRSVAQTETDLKKLLPREHWNALHLQIIYYGREHCSARGCDGTRCLICRHCFPDRKKPVTTLKA from the coding sequence ATGCTAAAGAAAGAACGCGCCGCGTGGATTGCTGACAAATTAGCCGAGCTGTATCCCAACCCACCCATTCCGCTCGCCCACACCGATGCCTACACTTTATTGATAGCTGTTTTGCTGTCGGCACAATGCACCGATGAGCGCGTTAACAAAGTTACGCCTGCACTATGGGAACTAGCAAATAACCCACGCGACATGTCGAAGAAATCCGTTGCTGACATAGAAAAAATCATCAAACCCTGTGGCTTATCACCACAAAAAGCCAAAGCAATACGAGGGCTATCTGAAATACTGGTCAACGAACATCACGGACAAGTGCCTAATACTTTTGAAGAGTTAGAAAAATTGCCCGGCGTGGGCCATAAAACCGCGAGCGTGGTGATGTCACAAGCATTCAAGGTGCCGGCTTTTCCCGTAGACACACACATACACCGCCTCGCACAGCGCTGGAAACTCACCGACGGGCGCAGCGTAGCGCAAACGGAAACAGATCTTAAAAAACTGCTCCCTAGAGAGCACTGGAATGCCCTGCATCTGCAAATTATCTACTACGGTCGCGAGCATTGCTCTGCGCGTGGCTGCGATGGCACACGCTGTTTAATCTGTCGCCACTGT
- the dapC gene encoding succinyldiaminopimelate transaminase: protein MNSLLDTLQPYPFEKLAQLKSGITPPTALPHIALSIGEPQHPAPPHVVQTLLAHMDGLSRYPTTKGIPALREAMAQWCTQRFSLSTPLNPETQILPVNGTREALFSFAQAVIDSKSKPLVISPNPFYQIYEGATLLAGAEPHFLACTADKNFIPDFSAVPVAIWQRCQLLFICSPGNPTGSVMQLEQLQTLIKLAEQYDFIIASDECYSELYYDELNPPAGLLQAASAMGLHNFNRCVVFHSLSKRSNLPGLRSGFVAGDATIIEKFLLYRTYHGCAMPLQHQYASISAWNDEAHVKENRLAYAEKFSTVLGILADAIADGKITATRPDASFYLWVDVKGSDTEFARNLFSKKNITVLPGSYLSREVDSYNPGVGFVRMALVATLEECVEAAKRIHDFLNEH, encoded by the coding sequence ATGAATTCACTGCTCGACACACTGCAACCTTACCCCTTTGAGAAATTAGCGCAGCTAAAATCCGGCATTACACCGCCAACAGCATTGCCTCACATTGCGCTCTCCATTGGTGAGCCTCAACACCCTGCACCACCGCATGTAGTGCAAACGCTGCTAGCGCACATGGATGGGCTCAGCCGCTATCCCACCACCAAAGGCATACCCGCATTGCGCGAAGCCATGGCACAGTGGTGCACACAAAGGTTTTCACTCTCCACACCACTAAATCCAGAAACACAAATCCTTCCCGTCAATGGCACGCGCGAGGCACTGTTCTCTTTTGCACAAGCTGTTATCGATAGCAAAAGTAAGCCACTGGTTATCTCGCCCAATCCGTTTTATCAAATTTATGAAGGTGCAACTTTACTCGCTGGCGCGGAGCCTCATTTTTTAGCTTGCACTGCTGATAAAAATTTTATTCCTGATTTTTCTGCTGTGCCTGTCGCAATTTGGCAGCGCTGTCAGTTGCTGTTTATCTGCTCACCCGGCAACCCCACCGGCAGCGTAATGCAACTTGAGCAACTGCAAACACTGATCAAACTGGCCGAACAATACGATTTTATTATCGCTAGCGACGAATGTTATTCTGAACTCTACTACGACGAGCTCAATCCTCCTGCTGGCTTATTGCAAGCCGCTAGTGCAATGGGCTTACATAACTTCAATCGTTGTGTCGTGTTTCATTCGCTTTCCAAACGCTCCAATCTCCCCGGCCTGCGTTCAGGCTTTGTTGCCGGTGATGCCACCATCATTGAAAAATTTCTGCTGTATCGCACCTATCACGGCTGCGCCATGCCTCTTCAACACCAATACGCCAGCATTTCTGCATGGAACGATGAGGCGCATGTGAAAGAAAACCGTCTCGCCTATGCTGAAAAATTTTCTACTGTGCTAGGCATATTGGCAGATGCGATCGCAGATGGGAAAATTACAGCTACACGGCCTGACGCCAGTTTTTATCTCTGGGTCGATGTCAAAGGCAGTGACACAGAATTTGCACGCAATCTATTTTCCAAGAAAAACATCACCGTTTTACCTGGCAGCTATTTGTCGCGCGAAGTTGACAGCTACAATCCTGGCGTTGGCTTTGTGCGTATGGCGTTAGTGGCAACGCTAGAAGAATGTGTAGAAGCAGCAAAACGCATTCACGATTTTCTGAACGAGCACTAA
- a CDS encoding nitroreductase — translation MTTTPAFADVIKSRYSVRAFRPEPVPQAVLNEVFALANCAPSNCNTQPWSVHVASGAALETLRKTIPPLMQQVITSMDFPYDGQYHGVYKERQKEAARILFEAMDIAREEKARRNDAFMRNFTFFDAPHVAFLFMPQEHGLREAMDVGMYAQSLMLSLTALGLGSCPQTSLGFHADTVREVLSIDASQKLLFGISFGYVDETAAANRCRTPRATVAENTHFYS, via the coding sequence ATGACAACCACACCCGCTTTCGCCGATGTAATCAAAAGCCGCTATTCCGTGCGAGCGTTTCGCCCTGAGCCTGTGCCGCAGGCTGTTTTGAATGAGGTGTTTGCACTGGCCAACTGTGCGCCCTCTAACTGCAATACGCAGCCGTGGTCTGTGCATGTGGCCAGCGGTGCCGCACTGGAAACACTACGCAAAACTATCCCGCCGCTGATGCAGCAGGTGATTACTTCTATGGATTTTCCTTACGACGGTCAATACCACGGTGTTTACAAAGAGCGCCAGAAAGAGGCGGCGCGTATTTTGTTTGAGGCAATGGATATTGCCCGTGAAGAGAAGGCGAGACGCAACGATGCTTTTATGCGCAACTTCACTTTTTTTGATGCGCCGCATGTGGCATTTTTGTTTATGCCGCAGGAGCATGGTTTGCGCGAGGCGATGGATGTGGGGATGTATGCGCAGTCGTTGATGTTGTCGCTGACAGCTTTAGGTCTCGGCAGTTGCCCGCAAACTTCCTTGGGCTTTCATGCGGATACCGTGCGCGAAGTGTTGAGCATTGATGCCAGTCAAAAATTATTGTTCGGTATTTCTTTTGGCTATGTTGACGAAACGGCGGCGGCAAATCGTTGTCGCACACCGCGCGCGACGGTTGCAGAAAACACGCATTTTTATTCGTGA
- the rnt gene encoding ribonuclease T has protein sequence MSNNQKDFSSFAEAFANVTPFPTLGTRFRGFLPVVIDVETTGFNNNTDGILEIAAVFLAYDDNGKLQRERTIFHAIQPFPGANIEQSALDFTGIDPDDPSRNAISEAEALSDIFSHIKKAVKQHDCTRAIMVAHNAHFDLGFLNAATLRCELTKKNPFHQFSCLDTVSLAGLAYGQTVLARACQAANIPFDNKAAHHADYDAEKTADLFCNIVNQWREYAG, from the coding sequence ATGAGTAACAACCAAAAAGATTTTTCCTCGTTTGCTGAGGCTTTTGCTAATGTCACGCCGTTCCCAACATTAGGGACACGCTTTCGCGGCTTTTTGCCGGTGGTAATTGATGTAGAAACCACAGGCTTTAACAACAATACCGATGGCATTTTGGAAATCGCCGCCGTATTTCTCGCCTACGACGACAATGGCAAACTACAACGAGAACGCACTATTTTTCACGCGATTCAGCCTTTTCCCGGCGCGAATATCGAGCAGTCTGCGCTGGATTTCACAGGGATAGATCCCGATGATCCAAGCCGCAATGCCATCAGTGAAGCCGAAGCCCTGAGCGATATTTTTTCGCACATCAAAAAAGCAGTGAAGCAACACGACTGCACACGCGCCATCATGGTCGCGCACAACGCACACTTTGATTTGGGCTTCTTAAATGCCGCCACACTGCGTTGCGAGTTGACCAAGAAAAATCCTTTTCATCAGTTTTCCTGTTTAGACACCGTATCTCTCGCAGGCTTAGCCTACGGCCAAACGGTACTCGCACGCGCCTGCCAAGCAGCCAATATTCCGTTCGACAACAAAGCGGCGCACCATGCAGATTACGATGCTGAAAAAACAGCGGATTTGTTTTGTAATATCGTCAATCAGTGGCGCGAATACGCCGGTTAA
- the pyrC gene encoding dihydroorotase — protein sequence MRSLTLTRPDDWHIHLRDGAHLPRTVADAAQQFHRAIVMPNLVPPVGDTESARHYRDRILAARPAGSDFNPLMTLYLTDNTTPAIITEAKASGLVHACKLYPAGATTNSHSGVTDIQKIYPVIAAMEKAGMPLLLHGEVTDNHIDIFDREAVFINRTLQALVRDFPALKIVLEHITTKDAADFVSSAPNNVAATITAHHLLLNRNDMLAGGIRPHFYCLPILKRNTHQQALLQAATSGSAKFFLGTDSAPHAQHKKETACGCAGCYTALHALELYAEAFDHAGQLEKLEGFASFFGADFYGLARNTEQVTLIEKSQTIPATLSFGDETLIPLLAGSTLRWSLQDRTAS from the coding sequence ATGCGCTCGTTGACTCTAACTCGCCCCGACGATTGGCACATCCACCTGCGTGATGGCGCCCACCTGCCCCGCACCGTGGCCGATGCTGCCCAACAGTTTCATCGCGCCATTGTGATGCCCAATCTCGTGCCGCCCGTTGGCGATACCGAGTCAGCGCGCCACTACCGTGACCGCATCCTCGCCGCGCGCCCAGCCGGCTCCGACTTCAATCCTTTGATGACGCTCTACCTCACCGACAACACCACGCCCGCCATCATTACTGAAGCCAAAGCCAGCGGCTTGGTACACGCCTGCAAGCTGTATCCCGCTGGTGCCACCACCAACTCTCACTCGGGCGTGACGGACATCCAAAAAATTTACCCTGTCATCGCAGCAATGGAAAAAGCAGGCATGCCCCTGTTGTTGCACGGCGAAGTGACCGATAACCACATCGATATTTTTGATCGAGAAGCGGTATTTATTAATCGCACACTACAGGCACTGGTGCGCGACTTTCCCGCACTAAAAATTGTGTTGGAACACATCACCACCAAAGACGCCGCCGATTTTGTCAGCAGTGCGCCCAATAATGTCGCAGCCACCATCACCGCCCACCACTTGCTGCTTAACCGCAATGACATGTTGGCTGGCGGTATCCGTCCACATTTTTATTGCCTGCCAATACTGAAACGCAATACGCATCAACAAGCATTACTGCAAGCAGCGACCAGCGGCAGTGCAAAATTTTTTCTCGGCACCGATTCCGCGCCGCACGCACAACACAAAAAAGAAACCGCTTGCGGCTGCGCTGGTTGTTACACCGCACTGCATGCACTGGAGCTGTATGCCGAGGCGTTTGATCACGCTGGACAACTGGAAAAACTGGAAGGATTTGCCAGTTTTTTCGGCGCTGATTTTTACGGTTTGGCGCGCAATACCGAACAAGTCACGCTCATCGAAAAATCACAGACCATTCCCGCTACGCTGTCATTTGGTGACGAAACCCTAATTCCCTTACTGGCTGGCAGCACACTGCGCTGGTCGCTACAAGACCGCACGGCATCATGA
- a CDS encoding FAD-binding protein, with product MGSGNRCVGSGRRLCRCQHGVEAKANGAKVLLVDRFVGGGASGLSGGIMYYGGGTKYQKQAGYNDTPENMYNYLKLETCGVVSDSTLKKFCDESVQNLDWLEQHGVRFEASMSPVKTFYPINKYFLYYSGNELVKEYKDVAESAPRGHRVKWNGFSGAGLMQALLKSCEDYGVDTMMESRVTQLIQDSSGRILGAKILRIEPESSARKRFALYYNLFTKIRMYVPQLANWLRKEMNLIEQEHTVTRLVRAKKGVVLSAGGFVFNRPMIKHHAPKYAPGAPLGSPGCNGNGIRLGESVGGATGNMGRGSSWRFINPPKSWVEGIIVNRAGERIVNEGSYGARIGEAMAERHDGKATLIFTQAMLKDVLLQLMPGKVWLMLQTAPALLSLLLNTKRAATVEALAEKTGLPASALRATIDRYNGFVAQQSDEDFYKSTDYLRALDNGPYYAMDVSVGNKIFVCPTITLGGLLVDESTGQVKREDGSVMPNLYAAGRTAVGVASHSYVSGLSLADCVFSGRRAGAHITQQ from the coding sequence ATGGGATCTGGAAACCGATGTGTTGGTAGTGGGCGCAGGTTGTGCCGGTGCCAGCACGGCGTTGAAGCGAAAGCGAATGGCGCCAAAGTGCTGTTGGTGGATCGTTTTGTCGGCGGTGGTGCTTCGGGTTTGAGCGGCGGCATCATGTACTACGGCGGCGGCACGAAGTATCAAAAACAAGCAGGTTATAACGATACGCCAGAAAACATGTACAACTATTTGAAGTTGGAAACTTGCGGTGTTGTTAGCGATAGCACGCTAAAAAAATTCTGTGACGAGAGCGTGCAAAATTTGGATTGGCTGGAACAGCACGGCGTGCGTTTTGAAGCCAGCATGAGCCCCGTGAAAACTTTTTATCCAATCAATAAATACTTTTTGTATTACTCCGGAAACGAACTGGTAAAAGAATACAAAGATGTGGCGGAATCGGCACCGCGTGGTCATCGTGTGAAGTGGAATGGTTTTTCTGGAGCGGGCTTGATGCAGGCTTTGCTGAAAAGCTGCGAAGATTACGGCGTAGATACGATGATGGAGAGTCGCGTCACGCAATTGATTCAAGACAGCAGTGGGCGCATTCTCGGCGCAAAAATTCTGCGCATTGAGCCGGAATCTTCCGCGAGAAAACGCTTTGCACTTTACTACAATTTATTCACTAAAATTCGTATGTATGTGCCGCAGCTGGCTAACTGGCTGCGCAAAGAGATGAACCTCATCGAGCAGGAGCACACAGTCACACGCTTAGTGCGCGCTAAAAAAGGTGTGGTGCTGTCAGCCGGTGGTTTTGTGTTCAATCGTCCGATGATTAAACACCACGCGCCGAAATACGCGCCGGGTGCGCCGCTGGGTTCGCCGGGCTGCAATGGCAACGGCATTCGTTTGGGAGAAAGTGTGGGCGGCGCTACCGGCAATATGGGGCGTGGTTCCAGTTGGCGTTTTATCAATCCGCCGAAATCGTGGGTGGAAGGCATTATTGTCAATCGCGCGGGTGAGCGCATTGTGAACGAAGGTAGTTACGGTGCGCGCATCGGTGAGGCGATGGCAGAGAGACACGATGGCAAAGCCACGCTGATTTTTACGCAGGCCATGTTGAAAGATGTGTTGTTGCAGTTGATGCCAGGCAAAGTGTGGCTGATGTTGCAAACTGCACCAGCATTGTTGAGTTTGTTGCTCAACACCAAACGCGCAGCAACGGTAGAAGCTTTGGCAGAGAAAACTGGATTACCTGCGTCAGCTTTGCGTGCCACGATTGATCGTTACAATGGTTTTGTGGCGCAACAAAGTGACGAAGATTTTTATAAATCTACCGATTATTTGCGCGCACTCGATAACGGTCCTTACTACGCGATGGATGTTTCGGTCGGCAATAAAATTTTTGTCTGCCCAACCATTACCCTCGGTGGTTTGTTGGTGGATGAAAGCACAGGGCAAGTGAAGCGCGAAGACGGCAGTGTGATGCCTAATTTATACGCGGCAGGTCGCACCGCCGTGGGTGTGGCTTCACATTCGTATGTGAGTGGTTTGTCACTGGCGGATTGCGTATTCTCCGGTAGACGCGCCGGTGCCCACATCACACAGCAATAA
- the cysC gene encoding adenylyl-sulfate kinase, whose protein sequence is MVEQKATNVHWHHGEVTREDRHQLLGHKGATLWFTGLSGSGKSTVAVALEQALTAQGKLCYRLDGDNVRLGINKNLGFSADDRKENIRRIGEVAKLFVDTGVIVLSSFISPYREDRDTVRALHESADMNFVEVFVDCALSEAEKRDPKGLYKKARAGEIKGFTGIDDPYEAPNKPEVHLHSDKMSLEEEVNILLSELEKLGVLNVAK, encoded by the coding sequence ATGGTCGAACAAAAAGCCACCAATGTGCATTGGCATCACGGTGAAGTCACACGCGAAGACCGTCATCAATTATTGGGGCACAAAGGTGCGACCCTGTGGTTTACGGGTTTGTCGGGCAGCGGCAAAAGCACCGTGGCCGTGGCTTTGGAACAGGCGTTAACCGCACAAGGAAAACTGTGTTATCGCTTGGATGGCGATAATGTGCGTCTCGGCATCAATAAAAATTTAGGTTTTTCTGCCGATGATCGCAAAGAAAATATTCGTCGCATCGGTGAAGTGGCAAAACTGTTTGTCGATACCGGTGTGATTGTGTTGTCCAGCTTTATCAGTCCGTATCGTGAAGACCGCGACACCGTGCGCGCTCTGCACGAATCGGCTGATATGAATTTTGTGGAAGTGTTTGTCGATTGCGCACTGAGCGAAGCGGAAAAACGCGACCCGAAAGGTCTGTACAAAAAAGCGCGTGCCGGTGAAATCAAAGGCTTTACTGGTATTGATGATCCGTATGAAGCGCCGAACAAACCCGAAGTGCATTTGCATTCCGACAAAATGTCTCTGGAAGAAGAAGTGAATATTTTGCTGTCGGAGCTGGAAAAACTCGGCGTGTTGAATGTTGCTAAATAA
- a CDS encoding SDR family oxidoreductase yields MLMKNKVVIVSGIGPGLGVELALLAAKEGAQAVVLAARTAAKLSDAAQQIAALNLSTKTLEVVTDISKAEDCKNLIEKTVVAFGRVDALINSAYIPGKFGTWERWDFDDWRKAMDVNLYGSLMLSREAAKVMKSQPERGAIVMVNSMSTKKIVGAQAGYATSKAALATATKALAMELAPLGIRVNSCFMGWMWGASVKGYVDGVAAQTGADPAAVKKGIEKDIPMGEMPTDAECAKGCMFLVSDYAKVITGAALDINGGEYMSMG; encoded by the coding sequence ATGCTGATGAAAAATAAAGTGGTGATCGTTTCAGGTATCGGCCCTGGTTTGGGAGTGGAATTGGCGTTGTTGGCAGCCAAAGAAGGTGCGCAAGCCGTAGTGTTGGCGGCGCGCACGGCAGCCAAACTCAGCGATGCGGCACAACAAATTGCTGCGCTCAATCTCAGTACGAAAACGCTGGAAGTGGTGACCGATATTTCCAAAGCGGAAGATTGCAAAAACTTGATTGAAAAAACCGTGGTCGCTTTTGGTCGCGTAGATGCCTTGATCAATAGCGCCTACATTCCAGGAAAATTTGGCACTTGGGAGCGTTGGGATTTTGACGATTGGCGCAAGGCGATGGATGTAAATCTCTACGGCTCTTTGATGTTGTCGCGCGAAGCGGCGAAAGTCATGAAAAGTCAGCCAGAGCGCGGCGCCATTGTAATGGTGAACTCCATGTCCACCAAAAAAATTGTCGGCGCACAGGCCGGTTACGCCACATCAAAAGCCGCATTGGCAACGGCGACTAAAGCGCTGGCAATGGAATTGGCGCCACTCGGCATCCGCGTCAACAGTTGTTTTATGGGCTGGATGTGGGGCGCGAGTGTGAAGGGCTATGTCGATGGCGTGGCGGCGCAAACGGGTGCGGATCCTGCTGCGGTGAAAAAAGGCATTGAAAAAGATATTCCAATGGGTGAAATGCCAACGGATGCGGAATGCGCAAAAGGTTGCATGTTCCTCGTGTCGGATTACGCCAAAGTGATTACCGGCGCTGCCTTGGATATCAACGGCGGCGAATACATGTCGATGGGCTAA
- a CDS encoding nuclear transport factor 2 family protein, producing the protein MDMVLDRLEIEDLITDYAAAVDSGDIDKLDAIFTPDALIDYSAVGGAKGSYPEVKAFLAKSLKSFRNTQHFISNFEIRLDGDKATGKIMGFNPMELETGDKPAIPTFFLGLWYHDEYIKTPDGWRIAKRTEQKSWTHNVPGFMKL; encoded by the coding sequence ATGGACATGGTGCTTGACCGTTTAGAAATCGAAGATTTAATCACCGATTACGCCGCCGCAGTTGACAGCGGTGATATTGATAAACTCGATGCTATTTTTACGCCAGATGCTTTGATCGATTATTCCGCTGTGGGTGGTGCCAAAGGTAGCTATCCTGAAGTGAAAGCCTTTCTCGCGAAATCACTGAAAAGTTTTCGCAACACGCAGCATTTCATTAGCAATTTTGAAATCCGACTCGATGGCGATAAAGCCACGGGCAAAATCATGGGCTTCAACCCCATGGAGTTGGAAACCGGCGACAAGCCCGCCATCCCAACCTTTTTTCTCGGCTTGTGGTATCACGACGAATACATCAAAACCCCAGACGGTTGGCGCATCGCCAAACGCACCGAGCAAAAATCCTGGACGCACAATGTGCCGGGGTTTATGAAACTTTAA
- a CDS encoding MaoC family dehydratase yields the protein MSTLQNIPYTDITIGMQRQYSKTLTERDIQLFAETSGDYNPVHMDASYAATTAFGERIAHGMWSGALISAAIATTLPGPGAVYRSQTLKFSKPVKLGDTITITLTVTDKKDRVKLLTIECEGKNQHGETVVKGEAEVIASAEKLIFATKD from the coding sequence ATGAGCACTCTGCAAAATATTCCCTACACCGACATCACTATTGGCATGCAGCGCCAATACAGCAAAACACTCACCGAGCGCGACATCCAACTGTTTGCCGAAACCTCTGGCGATTACAACCCTGTACACATGGATGCCAGCTACGCCGCCACTACCGCGTTTGGTGAACGCATCGCACACGGCATGTGGAGCGGCGCATTAATTTCTGCCGCTATCGCCACCACCCTGCCAGGCCCCGGCGCTGTATATCGCAGTCAAACACTGAAGTTTTCCAAACCCGTCAAACTCGGCGACACCATCACCATCACACTCACTGTCACCGACAAAAAAGATCGCGTGAAATTACTGACGATTGAATGTGAAGGCAAAAACCAACACGGCGAAACCGTGGTGAAGGGAGAGGCCGAGGTGATTGCATCGGCAGAAAAATTAATCTTTGCAACAAAAGATTAA
- a CDS encoding AMP-binding protein — translation MSNTELNPAQDTASCIRAAQLALGYPPELDLQADTLQTLPDILAQAVKKYPARPAYSCMGQTLSYVDVDRLSQQFASYLQNHTSLKAGDRVAIQLPNVLQYPVAVFGALRAGMVVVNVNPLYTPDEMQHQLSDSGAAAIVILANMAHKLEDILSRTAVRHVVVTELADLHPFPQRLVINSMVRYVKKMVPPYHLSNAVSWRAALALGREKSYQPAVLQTDAIAALQYTGGTTGVAKGVMLTHGNLLANMRQCRIFMEKAGVKNGGEVALAPLPLYHIYAFMLHLVLLAESGSHSVLIPNPRDLDTVVAAWKKYPCSFFVGINTLFVALANNKAFKKLDFSALKLTFSGGMALTETAATRWQQTTGCAVLEGYGLTESSPVLSINPAGHMRLGTIGIPVADTKIKVVDDNDVLQPVGSAGELCAQGPQVMKGYWQRDDETQKTIINGWLHTGDIAIVDPDGYIRIVDRKKDMINVSGFNVYPNEIENVMSAHPDVVECAVVGVPSEKTGEAVKLFVVSRNPALTAQDLEDFAREHLTGYKTPDIVEFRSSLPKSNVGKILRRELRDGQA, via the coding sequence ATGTCAAACACTGAATTGAATCCAGCACAAGACACGGCTTCTTGCATACGCGCTGCGCAGTTGGCCTTGGGCTATCCACCGGAGTTGGATCTGCAAGCAGATACTTTGCAAACGCTGCCCGATATTCTCGCGCAAGCCGTGAAAAAATATCCTGCAAGACCGGCCTACAGTTGCATGGGGCAAACTTTGTCATACGTAGATGTTGATCGTCTGTCGCAACAATTTGCATCGTATTTACAAAATCACACCAGTTTGAAAGCTGGCGATCGCGTGGCGATACAGTTGCCCAATGTATTGCAGTATCCGGTGGCAGTGTTTGGCGCGCTGCGCGCGGGTATGGTGGTGGTGAATGTCAACCCGCTGTATACGCCCGATGAAATGCAGCATCAGTTGTCAGATTCTGGTGCGGCTGCGATTGTAATTTTGGCGAACATGGCACATAAGTTGGAGGACATTTTGTCGCGCACAGCGGTGCGGCATGTGGTGGTGACCGAGCTTGCTGATTTGCACCCATTCCCGCAGCGTTTGGTTATCAATAGCATGGTGCGCTATGTAAAAAAAATGGTGCCGCCTTACCATTTGTCGAATGCAGTTTCTTGGCGCGCTGCTTTGGCATTGGGGCGTGAAAAATCGTATCAGCCCGCAGTGTTGCAAACAGATGCTATTGCGGCACTGCAATACACGGGTGGCACTACCGGTGTGGCAAAAGGTGTGATGCTCACGCACGGCAATTTATTGGCGAATATGCGTCAGTGCCGTATTTTTATGGAAAAAGCGGGCGTGAAAAATGGTGGTGAAGTGGCGCTGGCGCCACTGCCTCTGTATCACATTTATGCGTTTATGCTGCACTTAGTGTTGTTGGCGGAGTCTGGCAGTCATTCGGTGTTGATTCCCAATCCGCGTGATCTCGATACGGTGGTTGCGGCATGGAAAAAATATCCCTGTTCATTTTTTGTCGGCATCAACACATTATTTGTAGCGCTGGCAAACAATAAGGCATTCAAGAAACTGGATTTTTCTGCACTGAAATTAACTTTTTCTGGCGGTATGGCATTGACGGAAACCGCTGCTACCCGCTGGCAGCAGACCACAGGCTGCGCTGTGTTGGAAGGTTACGGCCTCACCGAGTCTTCGCCGGTGTTGAGTATCAATCCGGCTGGCCATATGCGTTTAGGCACGATTGGTATTCCGGTGGCAGATACGAAAATTAAAGTTGTTGATGACAATGATGTGTTGCAGCCTGTTGGCTCGGCGGGTGAATTGTGCGCGCAAGGGCCGCAAGTGATGAAAGGCTATTGGCAGCGCGATGACGAAACGCAAAAAACGATTATCAACGGTTGGTTGCACACGGGTGATATTGCGATAGTTGATCCCGATGGCTATATCCGCATTGTGGATCGCAAGAAAGACATGATCAATGTATCCGGCTTTAATGTGTATCCCAATGAAATAGAAAATGTAATGAGCGCGCATCCCGATGTGGTGGAGTGCGCCGTGGTGGGCGTGCCTTCAGAAAAAACAGGCGAGGCGGTGAAGTTATTTGTGGTGTCGCGCAATCCTGCCTTAACCGCACAAGATTTGGAAGATTTTGCACGCGAACATTTAACGGGTTACAAAACACCAGATATTGTAGAGTTTCGCAGCAGTTTGCCGAAATCCAATGTCGGAAAAATCCTGCGGCGCGAATTGCGCGATGGCCAAGCCTAA
- a CDS encoding RNA methyltransferase, translating to MSKSTITDPLAPHLSNIRIVLINTQHPGNIGAAARAMKNMGLSQLYLVDPQDYPADKAVWRAGNATDVLEQAVVVNTLDEAIADCGLVLGTSARERSIPWMLHTVREAGTSAVREASQHPVAILFGREDRGLTNEELHRCTAHLHIPTNPIYSALNIAAAVQVVCYEIRMAAHAQAEVPEMPGWADWDIAPATAKELDYYIEHLEQTLVDIGFHKRDNPRQTMPRLRRLFSRIRPDQMELSILHGILTGTQHIVQKNRQLLDKESR from the coding sequence ATGTCCAAGAGCACGATCACCGATCCACTGGCGCCGCATCTGAGCAATATTCGTATCGTTCTGATCAACACCCAACACCCTGGCAATATCGGCGCTGCAGCGCGCGCGATGAAAAACATGGGCTTGTCGCAACTGTATCTGGTGGACCCGCAAGACTACCCCGCTGACAAAGCCGTGTGGCGCGCTGGCAATGCCACGGATGTCTTGGAGCAAGCTGTCGTCGTGAATACGCTAGATGAAGCCATCGCCGACTGCGGTTTGGTATTGGGCACCAGCGCCCGCGAGCGCAGCATTCCGTGGATGCTGCACACCGTGCGCGAGGCCGGCACCAGTGCTGTACGCGAAGCGAGCCAGCATCCGGTGGCAATTTTGTTCGGGCGCGAAGACCGCGGACTGACCAACGAAGAACTGCACCGCTGCACCGCGCACTTACATATCCCTACCAACCCCATTTACAGCGCGCTGAATATCGCCGCCGCCGTGCAAGTGGTGTGTTACGAGATACGCATGGCGGCGCACGCGCAAGCCGAAGTGCCAGAAATGCCAGGCTGGGCTGATTGGGATATTGCACCAGCCACCGCGAAAGAGCTGGATTACTACATAGAACATTTAGAACAAACGCTGGTGGATATTGGTTTTCACAAGCGCGACAACCCGCGCCAAACCATGCCGCGTTTGCGGCGCTTATTTTCGCGCATCCGCCCCGATCAAATGGAGTTGAGCATCCTGCACGGCATCCTCACCGGCACACAACATATCGTGCAAAAAAATCGTCAACTGTTAGACAAAGAAAGCCGTTAA